A window of Apodemus sylvaticus chromosome 9, mApoSyl1.1, whole genome shotgun sequence contains these coding sequences:
- the Arl4c gene encoding ADP-ribosylation factor-like protein 4C, whose product MGNISSNISAFQSLHIVMLGLDSAGKTTVLYRLKFNEFVNTVPTIGFNTEKIKLSNGTAKGISCHFWDVGGQEKLRPLWKSYSRCTDGIIYVVDSVDVDRLEEAKTELHKVTKFAENQGTPLLVIANKQDLPKSLPVAEIEKQLALHELIPATTYHVQPACAIIGEGLTEGMDKLYEMILKRRKSLKQKKKR is encoded by the coding sequence ATGGGCAACATCTCCTCCAACATCTCGGCCTTCCAGTCTCTGCACATCGTTATGCTGGGCTTGGACTCGGCCGGCAAGACCACGGTGCTCTACCGGCTCAAGTTCAACGAGTTCGTGAACACGGTGCCCACCATCGGCTTCAACACCGAGAAGATCAAACTGAGCAACGGCACTGCCAAGGGCATCAGCTGCCACTTCTGGGACGTGGGCGGCCAGGAGAAGCTACGGCCGCTGTGGAAGTCCTACAGCCGCTGCACGGACGGCATCATCTACGTGGTGGATTCGGTTGACGTGGACCGGCTGGAGGAGGCCAAGACAGAGCTGCACAAGGTGACCAAGTTTGCCGAGAACCAGGGCACACCGCTGCTGGTCATCGCCAACAAGCAGGACCTGCCCAAGTCGCTGCCGGTGGCCGAGATTGAGAAGCAACTGGCGCTGCACGAGCTCATCCCGGCCACCACCTACCATGTCCAGCCGGCGTGCGCCATCATCGGCGAGGGCCTCACCGAGGGCATGGACAAGCTCTATGAGATGATCCTGAAACGCAGGAAGTCTCTCAAGCAGAAGAAGAAGCGGTAA